A DNA window from Ipomoea triloba cultivar NCNSP0323 chromosome 10, ASM357664v1 contains the following coding sequences:
- the LOC116031870 gene encoding PR domain zinc finger protein 2-like, translating into MYTVTTSVPMPVPTPPVLQVYSRRPQPAAPVPALPQAPLPTSVPTPIPDTTSKSVDPVLNDTLPIAVRKGKRSCTYPISSFASYAQLSSVSCSFVASLDSVSIPKTVKEALSHPGWRTAMIEEMNALDHNDT; encoded by the coding sequence ATGTATACAGTCACGACATCTGTCCCTATGCCTGTTCCCACTCCTCCAGTTTTACAAGTCTATTCTCGTCGCCCTCAGCCTGCTGCTCCCGTTCCTGCTTTGCCTCAAGCTCCTCTTCCTACCTCGGTACCTACTCCGATCCCTGACACCACCTCTAAGTCAGTTGATCCAGTGTTGAATGATACCCTTCCTATTGCTGTTCGAAAAGGTAAACGCAGTTGCACTTATCCTATATCCTCTTTTGCATCATATGCTCAGCTGTCCTCTGTCTCCTGTTCTTTTGTTGCTTCCCTTGATTCCGTGTCCATTCCTAAAACTGTTAAGGAAGCCTTGTCTCATCCTGGGTGGCGAACTGCTATGATTGAGGAGATGAATGCTTTGGATCACAATGATACTTAG
- the LOC116031865 gene encoding UDP-N-acetylglucosamine--dolichyl-phosphate N-acetylglucosaminephosphotransferase-like translates to MGARKRASKEPAGVAAKPESGDSKPVPTPDDASSEPKITPSKAPLMFKCTAIFSIPYFYLIYYHYRIESELRRSIIINAIISLLGYFVTLAMIPVASKYLLRKNLFGYDINKRGTPQGTIKVPESLGIVVGTVFLVVAILFQYFNFTADSNWLVEYNAALASICFMMMLGFVDDVLDVPWRVKLLLPSIAALPLLMAYAGHTTIVIPKPLVQYVGLEILDLGWIYKLYMWLLAIFCTNSINIHAGINGLEVGQTVVIAAAILIHNIMQIGASTDPEYKQAHAFSLYLAQPLIGTSLALLSYNWYPSSVFVGDTFTYFAGMTMAVAGILGHFSETLLIFFTPQVLNFLLSLPQLAGIIPCPRHRLPKFDPQTGLLTGTNDGTLVNFFLRQLGRMSEQSLCIVLLLFQAFCCCFCFLLRWLLTGWYK, encoded by the exons ATGGGAGCTAGGAAACGAGCTTCAAAAGAACCTGCTGGCGTGGCTGCTAAACCGGAATCCGGCGATTCCAAACCGGTTCCAACGCCTGATGATGCCTCGTCCGAGCCGAAGATCACCCCTTCAAAAGCTCCATTAATGTTCAAATGCACTGCAATTTTCTCAATCCCGTACTTCTACTTGATCTACTACCACTACCGAATCGAATCGGAGCTCCGGAGATCCATCATCATCAATGCTATTATTAGCTTGCTTGGTTACTTCGTAACCCTAGCTATGATCCCCGTGGCCTCGAAATACCTTCTTAGAAAGAACTTATTCGGATATGATATCAACAAGAGGGGCACTCCTCAAGGCACCATTAAAGT ACCTGAATCACTGGGTATTGTTGTTGGGACCGTTTTCTTGGTTGTGGCTATCTTGTTTCAGTACTTTAACTTCACAGCTGATTCAAAT TGGCTTGTTGAGTACAATGCGGCATTAGCTTCAATCTGCTTCATGATGATGCTTGGATTTGTTGATGATGTTCTTGATGTACCATGGAGAGT GAAATTGTTATTGCCATCTATTGCAGCTCTTCCTTTGTTGATGGCGTATGCTGGGCATACAACTATTGTTATACCAAAGCCTCTAGTTCAATATGTTGGATTAGAAATTCTGGATCTAG GATGgatttataaactatatatgtgGCTCTTGGCCATATTTTGCACAAATTCCATAAATATCCATGCTGGTATCAATGGCCTTGAAGTAGGGCAAACAGTTGTTATTGCAGCTGCT ATTTTGATTCATAATATCATGCAAATTGGAGCATCTACAGACCCCGAGTACAAACAAGCCCATGCATTTTCTCTTTATCTTGCCCAACCATTGATTGGCACTTCCTTGGCTTTACTTTCTTACAACTG GTATCCTTCTTCGGTTTTTGTTGGTGACACCTTCACCTACTTTGCTGGAATGACTATGGCAGTAGCTGGCATTTTGGGTCACTTTAG TGAAACACTTCTGATATTCTTTACCCCTCAAGTTTTGAACTTTCTGCTGTCACTCCCTCAG CTAGCTGGTATTATCCCTTGTCCACGGCATCGACTGCCTAA ATTTGATCCTCAGACAGGTTTATTGACTGGTACAAATGACGGAACATTGGTAAACTTCTTCTTAAGACAACTTGGCAGAATGTCAGAACAGTCCCTTTGCATTGTATTACTACTTTTCCAG GCCTTCTGCTGCTGCTTCTGTTTCCTGCTGAGGTGGCTTCTTACTGGTTGGTATAAATGA